From one Coffea eugenioides isolate CCC68of chromosome 11, Ceug_1.0, whole genome shotgun sequence genomic stretch:
- the LOC113754320 gene encoding protein CHROMATIN REMODELING 19: MTRRSIDDLELSSDEEVWSKHSFKFSRVINSDDATSSKPRPRAAPPPIESFAYSNNSGNNLSSCDLIEIVESSSEENGCENLEDDDVDLEVSNRSRKSVKTSTSSRGRRFVIDDDEEEEEEEKIVSNSKENDELSDSFEEEEEEENDVIKKALQKCGKISAELRRELYGTTAAACDTFSEIEENSSLRIVTQDDVEEACGGADSEFQPVLKPYQLVGVNFLLLLYRKKIGGAILADEMGLGKTIQAITYLTLLKHLEGDSGPHLIVCPASVLENWERELKKWCPSFNVLQYHGAARSAYSKELSYVSKAGLPPPFNVILVCYSIFERHSAQQKDDRKILKHWCWSCVLMDEAHALKDKNSFRWKNLMSVARKAKQRLMLTGTPLQNDLHELWSMLEFMMPDLFATGDVDLRKLLNAEDRDLIAQIKSILGPFILRRLKSDVMQQLVPKTQKVEYVKMENLQADAYREAIDNYRAISQARISKLAKIDLNSVARILPRRQISNYFLEFRKIANHPLLVRRIYTDDDVVRFAKALHPKGVFGFECTLDRVIEELKNYSDFSIHQLLLYHGDADGKGVLSDEHVMASAKCQALAELLPILQHEGHRVLIFSQWTSMLDILEWTLDVIGVTYRRLDGSTQVTERQTIVDTFNKDSSIFVCLLSTRAGGQGLNLTGADTVIIHDMDFNPQIDRQAEDRCHRIGQTKPVTVYRLVTKDTVDENVFEIANRKLTLDAAVLQSGVEVEDEGMVPDKTMGEILSSLLLG; encoded by the exons ATGACGCGACGGAGCATCGATGATTTGGAACTGAGCTCCGACGAGGAGGTATGGTCCAAACACTCGTTCAAATTCTCGCGAGTCATCAATTCAGATGATGCGACGTCGTCGAAGCCACGGCCAAGGGCGGCGCCTCCTCCGATTGAATCGTTCGCCTATTCTAATAATTCGGGAAATAATTTGAGTAGCTGTGATTTGATTGAGATAGTGGAGTCTTCTTCTGAAGAAAATGGTTGTGAGAATTTGGAGGATGATGACGTGGACCTTGAGGTGAGTAACAGAAGTAGGAAAAGTGTGAAAACTTCAACCAGCAGTCGCGGCCGTCGATTTGTGAtcgatgatgatgaagaagaagaagaggaggaaaAAATTGTTAGTAATAGTaaggaaaatgatgaattgaGTGATTCTtttgaggaggaggaggaggaggaaaatGACGTCATCAAGAAAGCGTTGCAGAAGTGTGGGAAGATTTCAGCTGAGCTGAGAAGAGAGTTGTACGGTACAACCGCTGCTGCCTGTGATACTTTCTCTGAAATTGAGGAGAATTCTTCACTTAGAATCGTCACTCAG GATGACGTGGAGGAGGCGTGTGGTGGCGCAGACTCCGAATTTCAGCCAGTGCTAAAACCTTACCAATTGGTTGGGgtcaattttcttcttcttttgtatAGAAAGAAAATTGGGGGAG CTATTTTGGCAGATGAGATGGGTCTTGGTAAGACCATTCAG GCTATTACATATTTAACATTGCTGAAGCACCTGGAAGGTGATTCTGGTcctcacctaattgtttgtccTGCTTCGGTTCTTGAGAACTGGGAAAGAGAGCTTAAAAAATGGTGTCCATCCTTTAATGTGCTCCAGTATCATGGTGCAGCTCGGTCAGCTTATTCAAAGGAATTGAGCTATGTTTCAAAGGCGGGATTGCCTCCTCCTTTTAATGTTATTCTTGTGTGTTACTCCATTTTTGAACGACACAG TGCACAGCAGAAAGATGATCgcaaaattttgaaacattGGTGCTGGAGTTGTGTGCTAATGGATGAAGCTCATGCACTGAAGGACAAAAATAGCTTTAGATGGAAAAATTTGATGTCTGTTGCACGGAAAGCAAAGCAGCGTTTGATGCTTACTGGGACACCACTACAAAATGACCTGCAT GAGTTATGGTCAATGTTGGAGTTCATGATGCCTGATCTCTTTGCTACTGGAGATGTTGATCTGAGGAAGCTTCTGAATGCAGAAGATAGAGACTTGATTGCTCAAATAAAGTCTATCTTGGGTCCATTTATATTGAGAAGATTAAAATCTGATGTAATGCAGCAGCTAGTCCCAAAGACCCAAAAG GTTGAGTATGTGAAGATGGAAAATCTACAAGCAGACGCTTACAGAGAAGCAATTGACAATTATCGGGCAATTTCTCAAGCTCGTATTTCAAAGTTAGCAAAAATCGATTTAAATAGTGTTGCTAGAATTTTGCCTCGAAGACAAATTTCAAactattttcttgaatttcgtAAG ATTGCAAATCATCCACTATTGGTGAGGCGCATTTACACAGATGATGATGTTGTTCGGTTTGCTAAAGCTTTGCATCCAAAAGGTGTATTTGGCTTTGAATGTACCTTGGACCGAGTGATTGAGGAGCTTAAGAATTACAGTGACTTCTCAATTCATCAG CTTTTGCTCTATCATGGAGATGCAGATGGCAAGGGAGTTCTCTCAGATGAGCATGTAATGGCCTCTGCAAAGTGTCAG GCATTAGCCGAACTCCTCCCCATTCTACAGCATGAAGGGCATCGTGTTCTTATTTTTAGCCAATGGACGTCGATGCTTGATATTTTGGAGTGGACCTTGGATGTTATTGGGGTCACGTACAGGCGTCTTGATGGAAG CACTCAGGTGACAGAAAGGCAAACAATAGTTGATACCTTCAATAAGGACTCTTCTATATTTGTGTGCTTGCTTTCAACACGAGCAGGCGGACAGGGTTTAAACTTGACTGGAGCTGACACTGTCATAATACATGACATGGATTTTAATCCACAGATAGATCGACAAGCTGAAGATCGTTGTCATCGCATTGGACAAACAAAACCGGTTACAGTATATAG GTTAGTGACAAAGGATACTGTTGATGAAAATGTGTTTGAGATTGCAAATCGGAAGTTAACGCTAGATGCTGCCGTATTACAGTCTGGGGTAGAAGTTGAGGATGAAGGTATGGTGCCCGATAAGACAATGGGAGAGATTTTATCATCCCTGTTGCTTGGCTAA